Proteins from a single region of Chitinibacter bivalviorum:
- the rpsM gene encoding 30S ribosomal protein S13, which translates to MARIAGVNIPNHQHTVIGLQAIYGIGQTRAKAICATTAIEPSKKVKDLSDVELEKLRDEVGKFTIEGDLRREVTMSIKRLMDLGCYRGFRHRKGLPVRGQRTKTNARTRKGPRKSIAGKK; encoded by the coding sequence ATGGCCCGTATTGCTGGGGTTAACATACCTAATCATCAGCATACTGTGATCGGTCTTCAGGCTATTTACGGTATTGGTCAAACTCGCGCTAAAGCGATTTGTGCTACTACTGCAATTGAGCCTAGCAAGAAAGTAAAAGATCTCAGTGATGTTGAACTTGAAAAACTACGTGACGAAGTAGGTAAATTCACCATCGAAGGTGATCTGCGTCGTGAAGTAACCATGAGCATCAAGCGTCTTATGGACCTTGGCTGCTATCGTGGTTTCCGTCACCGCAAAGGCCTGCCAGTTCGCGGTCAGCGTACTAAGACTAACGCACGTACTCGCAAGGGTCCACGTAAGTCTATCGCTGGCAAGAAGTAA
- the rpmJ gene encoding 50S ribosomal protein L36, producing the protein MRVQASVKKICRNCKIIRRNRVVRVICTDPRHKQRQG; encoded by the coding sequence ATGAGAGTTCAAGCATCGGTCAAGAAAATCTGCCGTAACTGCAAAATTATTCGTCGCAACCGTGTTGTGCGTGTAATTTGTACTGACCCACGGCACAAGCAGCGTCAAGGCTGA
- the secY gene encoding preprotein translocase subunit SecY, with the protein MANPALAGSASKFADLKKRIWFVVGALIVYRIGAHIPVPGINPVELANLFQSSQTGLLNMFNMFSGGALSRFTVFAIGIMPYISASIIIQLAGEVLPNLKQLKKEGEAGRRKLTQYTRYFTVLLASAQSFGIAMMLFRQPNLVVMDQGLFVAVTMVSLVTGTMFLMWLGEQITERGLGNGISIIICAGIASGVPSAIGKTLSLTNQGALPILLVIFLFVGVVLLTAAVVFVERGQRKVPVQYAKRQVGNRLMQAQSSFLPLKINMAGVIPPIFASSIILFPATVLSWTGNSQHFSWLKSIGDKLHPGQPLYVLFYAAAIIFFCYFYTALVFNPRETADNLKKSGAMIPGYRPGDHTARYIEKLIMKLTLIGAIYIAFVCLIPEFLILKWNVPFYFGGTSLLILVVVTMDFMAQMQSYVLSHQYEGLLKKANFKG; encoded by the coding sequence GTGGCAAATCCCGCATTGGCTGGTTCAGCATCTAAGTTTGCTGATCTAAAAAAACGTATTTGGTTTGTTGTTGGTGCACTGATTGTTTACCGTATCGGTGCTCACATTCCTGTTCCTGGGATTAATCCTGTGGAATTGGCGAACTTGTTCCAGTCATCGCAAACTGGCCTGTTAAACATGTTTAATATGTTTTCAGGTGGTGCTTTGTCGCGCTTCACTGTTTTTGCTATTGGTATCATGCCGTACATTTCGGCTTCGATTATCATTCAGCTTGCCGGTGAAGTTCTGCCTAATCTTAAACAGTTGAAAAAAGAAGGTGAGGCGGGTCGACGTAAGTTGACTCAATATACCCGCTACTTTACCGTTTTGCTCGCATCGGCTCAGAGCTTCGGTATTGCAATGATGCTATTCCGTCAGCCAAATTTGGTGGTGATGGATCAAGGTTTATTTGTTGCAGTTACTATGGTTTCATTAGTGACTGGGACTATGTTTTTGATGTGGCTGGGTGAGCAAATCACCGAGCGTGGTTTAGGTAATGGCATTTCCATCATTATTTGTGCAGGTATTGCATCGGGTGTGCCTTCCGCTATTGGTAAGACTTTGTCGCTTACTAATCAAGGCGCCTTGCCGATACTGCTTGTTATTTTCCTTTTTGTTGGTGTTGTTCTCCTAACTGCCGCGGTGGTGTTTGTTGAGCGCGGGCAACGTAAGGTTCCAGTACAATATGCTAAGCGTCAAGTTGGCAACCGCTTGATGCAGGCTCAGAGTTCATTTCTCCCGCTCAAGATTAATATGGCTGGGGTGATACCTCCAATTTTCGCATCATCGATTATTCTCTTTCCTGCAACAGTTTTGTCGTGGACAGGGAATAGTCAGCACTTTTCTTGGTTGAAATCTATCGGTGATAAACTTCACCCAGGTCAGCCTCTCTACGTACTTTTCTATGCGGCTGCTATTATTTTCTTCTGTTATTTCTACACAGCTTTGGTGTTTAATCCGCGTGAGACTGCTGATAACCTGAAGAAAAGCGGAGCAATGATTCCTGGGTATCGTCCTGGTGATCATACGGCTCGGTACATCGAGAAGTTGATCATGAAATTAACTTTGATCGGTGCTATTTACATCGCTTTTGTGTGTTTGATTCCAGAATTTTTGATTCTTAAATGGAATGTTCCATTCTACTTTGGTGGCACTTCATTACTGATTTTGGTTGTGGTTACTATGGATTTCATGGCTCAGATGCAGTCGTATGTCCTGTCCCATCAGTATGAAGGTTTGCTTAAAAAGGCGAACTTCAAAGGTTAG
- the rplO gene encoding 50S ribosomal protein L15, whose protein sequence is MELNTLTPGVGAKHSSKRVGRGIGSGLGKTCGRGHKGQKSRAGGFHKVGFEGGQMPLQRRLPKRGFKSLAQGKNAEVTLSELQALPISEIDMLSLVQAGLISQHSISCKVVLSGAIEKAVTLKGVLATKGAKAAIEAAGGSVGE, encoded by the coding sequence ATGGAACTTAATACTTTAACTCCAGGCGTTGGCGCAAAGCATTCAAGCAAGCGTGTTGGTCGTGGTATTGGCTCTGGCCTTGGTAAAACATGTGGTCGTGGTCACAAAGGTCAAAAATCACGCGCTGGTGGTTTTCATAAGGTAGGTTTCGAAGGCGGTCAAATGCCTTTGCAACGCCGTTTGCCTAAGCGTGGTTTCAAATCTTTGGCTCAAGGTAAAAATGCTGAAGTTACACTTTCTGAATTACAAGCGTTGCCTATCTCTGAAATTGATATGCTTAGCTTAGTTCAGGCTGGTTTAATTTCTCAACACTCAATCAGCTGCAAAGTTGTATTGTCTGGTGCGATTGAAAAAGCTGTAACACTTAAGGGTGTTTTGGCTACTAAAGGCGCTAAGGCTGCAATTGAAGCTGCTGGTGGTTCTGTTGGCGAGTAA
- the rpmD gene encoding 50S ribosomal protein L30: MSDVKTIKVTLVKSLIGRLESHKACARGLGLRKTNSSAVVIDTPENRGMVNKISYLLKVEG; the protein is encoded by the coding sequence ATGAGCGACGTTAAAACAATTAAGGTGACTTTGGTAAAAAGCCTAATTGGTCGTCTTGAGTCTCACAAAGCCTGCGCACGTGGTTTGGGTCTTCGTAAAACTAATAGCTCTGCTGTGGTTATCGATACACCAGAAAACCGTGGTATGGTTAACAAGATCAGCTACTTGCTGAAGGTTGAGGGTTAA
- the rpsE gene encoding 30S ribosomal protein S5 has protein sequence MAKNEMEDRQDGLREKMVSVNRVTKVVKGGRILGFAALTVVGDGDGGVGMGKGKSKEVPVAVQKAMEEARRKMVKVSLRNGTVQHTVFGKHGATTVFMQPAPEGTGIIAGGPMRAVFEVMGIHNITAKCHGSTNPYNIVRATLDGLSKLHTPAEIAAKRGKSVEEILGGAQ, from the coding sequence ATGGCTAAGAACGAAATGGAAGATCGTCAGGACGGCCTTCGGGAGAAGATGGTAAGCGTGAATCGCGTTACCAAAGTCGTTAAAGGCGGTCGTATCCTTGGTTTTGCTGCTCTTACTGTCGTTGGTGATGGTGATGGTGGCGTTGGTATGGGTAAGGGCAAATCTAAGGAAGTGCCAGTAGCTGTACAAAAAGCGATGGAAGAAGCTCGTCGCAAAATGGTTAAAGTAAGCCTGCGTAACGGTACTGTTCAGCACACTGTTTTTGGTAAGCATGGTGCTACAACTGTGTTTATGCAGCCCGCACCTGAAGGTACTGGTATTATTGCTGGCGGCCCGATGCGTGCAGTATTTGAAGTAATGGGTATTCATAACATTACTGCCAAATGCCATGGCTCTACTAACCCATACAATATTGTGCGTGCTACTTTAGACGGTTTGTCTAAGTTGCATACACCAGCTGAGATTGCTGCTAAACGTGGTAAATCAGTTGAAGAGATTCTTGGGGGTGCACAATGA
- the rplR gene encoding 50S ribosomal protein L18 translates to MDKNQSRLRRARKTRAKIAELKVVRLSVHRTNSHIYAQIIDETGSKVLASANTLEAALRSEVKNGGNVASAVAVGKLIAEKAKAAGVQNVAFDRSGFQYHGRVKALADAAREAGLVF, encoded by the coding sequence ATGGATAAGAATCAAAGCAGACTTCGCCGTGCACGTAAAACCCGTGCCAAGATTGCGGAGCTCAAGGTCGTGCGCTTGTCTGTGCACCGTACCAATAGCCATATTTACGCTCAGATCATTGATGAGACTGGGAGTAAAGTTTTGGCTTCTGCTAATACACTTGAAGCGGCTCTGCGTTCTGAAGTTAAGAACGGCGGCAATGTTGCAAGTGCAGTGGCTGTAGGTAAGCTGATTGCTGAAAAGGCAAAAGCAGCTGGTGTTCAAAACGTAGCTTTCGATCGCTCAGGTTTCCAATACCACGGCCGTGTTAAAGCACTGGCTGATGCGGCTCGTGAAGCTGGCCTCGTCTTCTAA
- the rplF gene encoding 50S ribosomal protein L6, which produces MSRVAKNPVAIPAGVEVKLGQGKIEVKGPQGTLTHPVVADVAVEVKDGSVTFAANGNSKFARSMSGTLRALVNNMVNGVNKGFERKLTLVGVGYRAQAQGDVLNLSLGFSHPVAHQMPVGIKCETPSQTEIILKGADKQLLGQVAAEIRAYRSPEPYKGKGVRYSDEVVVIKETKKK; this is translated from the coding sequence ATGTCTCGCGTAGCTAAAAATCCGGTTGCAATTCCGGCTGGTGTCGAAGTTAAACTCGGCCAAGGTAAAATCGAAGTTAAGGGTCCTCAGGGTACTCTTACTCATCCAGTTGTTGCTGACGTAGCTGTTGAAGTTAAAGACGGTTCGGTTACTTTTGCTGCCAATGGCAATAGCAAATTTGCTCGTTCAATGTCTGGTACTTTGCGCGCTTTAGTTAACAACATGGTAAATGGTGTTAACAAAGGCTTTGAGCGTAAATTGACACTGGTTGGTGTTGGTTACCGTGCTCAAGCTCAAGGCGATGTGCTGAATCTGTCATTGGGTTTTTCTCATCCAGTTGCACATCAAATGCCCGTGGGTATCAAGTGCGAGACTCCGTCTCAAACTGAGATCATCCTGAAGGGTGCCGATAAACAACTTCTAGGTCAAGTTGCAGCCGAGATTCGCGCTTACCGTTCTCCTGAGCCATATAAAGGCAAGGGTGTACGTTATTCTGACGAAGTGGTTGTTATCAAAGAAACCAAGAAGAAGTAA
- the rpsH gene encoding 30S ribosomal protein S8, which translates to MAMHDPIADMLTRIRNAQRADKASVVMPSSKLKVAIAKVLHEEGYVESFLVTGEVKPVLTIELKYYAGRPVIERLDRISKPGLRDYRSTSDIPSVMNGLGVAILSTSKGVMTDRKARANGIGGELLCIVA; encoded by the coding sequence ATGGCAATGCATGATCCTATCGCCGATATGCTGACTCGCATCCGTAACGCGCAGCGTGCTGATAAAGCTTCGGTAGTAATGCCTTCTTCTAAATTGAAGGTAGCGATTGCAAAAGTTTTACACGAAGAAGGTTATGTTGAATCGTTCTTGGTTACTGGTGAAGTTAAGCCGGTGCTGACGATTGAATTGAAGTACTACGCTGGACGCCCAGTAATTGAGCGCCTTGACCGTATTTCAAAACCAGGCTTGCGTGACTATCGCAGTACTAGCGATATCCCAAGTGTGATGAATGGTCTTGGCGTGGCAATCTTGTCCACTTCCAAGGGTGTGATGACCGACCGCAAAGCACGCGCCAATGGTATTGGTGGTGAGTTGCTGTGCATCGTTGCTTGA
- the rpsN gene encoding 30S ribosomal protein S14 has translation MAKLALINREAKRAAVVAKFAAKREKLLVIINDQNASEEDQFQARLKLQQLPRNSSPVRLHNRCKLTGRSRGVFRKFGLGRSKLRDLAFKGEIPGLVKASW, from the coding sequence ATGGCAAAACTTGCACTGATTAATCGTGAAGCTAAACGCGCTGCTGTAGTTGCAAAATTTGCTGCTAAGCGTGAAAAGCTCTTGGTCATTATTAATGATCAAAATGCGAGTGAGGAAGATCAATTCCAAGCTCGTTTGAAACTCCAGCAACTGCCACGTAATTCTTCACCTGTTCGTTTGCACAATCGTTGCAAATTGACTGGTCGTTCACGTGGTGTGTTCCGTAAGTTCGGTCTTGGCCGTAGCAAGTTGCGTGATCTCGCCTTTAAGGGTGAGATTCCGGGTCTTGTTAAAGCAAGCTGGTAA
- the rplE gene encoding 50S ribosomal protein L5: MARFQEVYESKIVPELVKQFGYKSVMQVPRIEKITINMGVGEAVADKKVMEFAVGDMQKIAGQKPVVTKSKKSIAGFKIRDGYPVGCKVTLRRERMYEFLDRLVTIALPRVRDFRGIGGKSFDGRGNFNMGVKEQIIFPEIEYDKIDALRGMNITITTTAKTDEEARALLAAFKFPFKN, translated from the coding sequence ATGGCTCGTTTTCAAGAAGTATATGAAAGCAAGATCGTTCCTGAGTTGGTTAAACAATTCGGCTACAAATCTGTAATGCAGGTGCCTCGCATTGAAAAAATCACCATTAACATGGGTGTTGGCGAAGCAGTTGCAGATAAAAAAGTTATGGAATTCGCGGTTGGTGACATGCAAAAAATTGCAGGTCAGAAACCAGTGGTTACGAAGTCTAAAAAGTCTATTGCAGGCTTTAAGATTCGTGATGGTTACCCAGTAGGTTGTAAGGTGACTTTGCGTCGTGAACGCATGTATGAATTCTTGGATCGTTTGGTTACGATCGCACTCCCGCGTGTGCGTGACTTCCGTGGTATTGGTGGTAAATCTTTTGACGGCCGTGGTAACTTCAACATGGGCGTTAAAGAACAAATCATTTTCCCGGAAATTGAGTACGATAAGATTGATGCTCTGCGTGGCATGAATATTACCATTACGACTACGGCTAAGACTGATGAGGAAGCTCGCGCTTTGCTCGCAGCCTTTAAGTTCCCGTTCAAGAATTGA
- the rplX gene encoding 50S ribosomal protein L24: MNKIRKGDEVVVLTGKDKGKRGTVVRALPATERVVVEGVNVVKKHQKPNPMRGVQGGIVELTMPVHVSNVAIFNAKTGKADRVGFKTLEDGKKVRVFKSSGEVVGG, translated from the coding sequence ATGAATAAGATTCGCAAAGGCGATGAAGTTGTTGTTCTCACTGGCAAAGATAAAGGTAAGCGCGGTACTGTTGTTCGCGCACTGCCTGCTACTGAGCGTGTTGTGGTTGAGGGTGTTAACGTAGTAAAAAAACACCAAAAGCCAAATCCAATGCGTGGCGTACAAGGTGGTATTGTTGAGCTGACTATGCCAGTTCACGTATCTAATGTTGCTATTTTCAATGCTAAGACTGGCAAGGCTGATCGTGTTGGCTTCAAGACTCTTGAAGATGGCAAGAAAGTTCGCGTGTTTAAGTCTAGTGGCGAAGTAGTTGGCGGCTAA
- the rplN gene encoding 50S ribosomal protein L14, whose translation MIQMQSKLEVADNTGARSVMCIKVLGGSKRRYASVGDIIKVSIKDAAPRGRVKKGDVYNAVVVRTAKGVRRADGALIKFDGNAAVLLNAKLEPIGTRIFGPVTRELRTERFMKIVSLAPEVL comes from the coding sequence ATGATTCAAATGCAATCAAAGCTTGAGGTTGCTGACAATACTGGTGCGCGTTCTGTTATGTGCATTAAAGTGTTGGGTGGCTCTAAGCGTCGTTATGCATCGGTTGGTGACATCATCAAGGTGAGCATCAAAGATGCGGCTCCACGTGGTCGTGTGAAAAAAGGCGACGTTTATAATGCTGTGGTGGTTCGTACTGCCAAGGGTGTTCGTCGTGCTGATGGCGCGTTGATTAAGTTCGACGGCAATGCGGCAGTTCTTCTTAATGCGAAGCTTGAGCCAATTGGTACTCGCATCTTCGGGCCAGTTACGCGTGAATTGCGTACCGAGCGCTTTATGAAGATTGTATCTCTTGCGCCTGAAGTTCTATAA
- the rpsQ gene encoding 30S ribosomal protein S17 yields the protein MSEAKLKRTLTGRVVSNKMDKTVTVLVERLVKHPLYGKMVRQSKKYHAHDEANQYGEGDVVTIEECRPLSKTKSWAVTGLVEKARVI from the coding sequence ATGAGCGAAGCTAAACTCAAGCGTACGCTGACTGGTCGAGTGGTTAGCAACAAAATGGATAAGACAGTAACTGTTTTGGTTGAGCGTTTGGTTAAACATCCGCTTTACGGAAAAATGGTTCGTCAATCTAAAAAATACCATGCGCACGATGAAGCGAATCAATATGGCGAAGGCGATGTTGTGACGATCGAAGAGTGCCGTCCTTTGTCTAAGACTAAGTCTTGGGCTGTTACTGGATTGGTAGAAAAAGCACGCGTCATCTAA
- the rpmC gene encoding 50S ribosomal protein L29, with amino-acid sequence MKAAELQQKSVEELKSELTALLKAKFSLRMQHATGQLANTSELKRVRKDIARVLTVLTQKAA; translated from the coding sequence ATGAAAGCTGCTGAACTACAACAGAAATCCGTTGAAGAGCTGAAAAGCGAATTGACGGCGCTGCTGAAAGCCAAGTTTAGCCTTCGCATGCAGCATGCGACGGGCCAATTGGCTAACACTAGCGAACTCAAGCGTGTGCGCAAAGATATTGCGCGCGTTCTTACCGTTCTCACTCAGAAGGCTGCCTAA
- the rplP gene encoding 50S ribosomal protein L16 — MLQPTRLKFRKVQKGRNTGIATRGNTVAFGEFGLKATSRGRLTARQIESARRAITRYIKRGGRVWIRVFPDKPISTKPAEVRMGGGKGSPDYYVAEIQPGKVLYELNGVSEEIAREAFRLASAKLPFAVTVVSRQVGQ, encoded by the coding sequence ATGCTGCAGCCAACTAGACTTAAATTCCGTAAGGTCCAAAAGGGCCGCAATACAGGTATCGCTACCCGCGGTAACACAGTTGCATTCGGCGAGTTCGGTCTGAAGGCAACTAGCCGTGGTCGTTTGACTGCTCGTCAAATTGAATCTGCCCGCCGTGCTATTACTCGCTATATCAAACGTGGTGGTCGTGTGTGGATTCGTGTGTTTCCAGATAAGCCAATTTCAACTAAACCAGCTGAAGTTCGTATGGGTGGGGGTAAGGGTTCTCCTGACTACTACGTAGCTGAAATTCAGCCTGGTAAAGTTTTGTATGAATTGAACGGTGTATCAGAAGAGATTGCTCGTGAGGCCTTCCGTTTGGCTTCAGCTAAGCTTCCTTTTGCGGTAACCGTGGTATCTCGCCAAGTGGGGCAATGA
- the rpsC gene encoding 30S ribosomal protein S3 gives MGQKIHPTGFRLPVTKNWSSRWYANSTNFAKMLNEDIEVREFLKKKLVGAAVSRVVIERPAKNAKVTIYSARPGVVIGKKGEDIEQLKSQLQKILNVPVHVNIEEVRKPEIDAQIIADSITAQLEKRVMFRRAMKRAMQNAMRLGAQGIKIMSSGRLNGIEIARTEWYREGRVPLHTLRADIDYATSEAKTTYGIIGVKVWVYKGDVKPGEKSAAEPVETQKKPRKGPRNAAAN, from the coding sequence ATGGGTCAGAAAATTCATCCTACAGGTTTTCGTTTACCTGTAACTAAGAATTGGTCTTCACGCTGGTACGCTAACAGCACTAATTTCGCGAAGATGTTGAATGAAGACATCGAGGTGCGTGAGTTTTTGAAGAAAAAACTCGTTGGTGCTGCTGTTAGTCGCGTAGTTATTGAGCGTCCAGCTAAAAACGCCAAAGTTACTATTTATTCTGCACGTCCAGGTGTGGTTATTGGTAAAAAAGGCGAAGATATTGAGCAATTGAAATCTCAATTGCAAAAAATCTTGAATGTGCCAGTTCATGTAAATATTGAAGAAGTTCGCAAGCCAGAGATTGATGCTCAGATTATCGCTGACAGCATCACTGCTCAACTTGAGAAGCGTGTAATGTTCCGTCGTGCTATGAAGCGTGCAATGCAAAATGCTATGCGCCTCGGTGCGCAGGGTATCAAGATCATGTCTTCTGGTCGTTTGAATGGTATCGAGATTGCTCGTACAGAATGGTATCGTGAAGGTCGTGTTCCTTTGCATACTCTGCGTGCAGATATCGACTATGCAACGTCTGAAGCGAAGACTACCTACGGCATTATCGGTGTAAAAGTTTGGGTTTATAAGGGCGATGTTAAACCGGGTGAGAAATCAGCCGCTGAGCCAGTAGAAACTCAGAAGAAACCACGTAAGGGGCCACGCAATGCTGCAGCCAACTAG
- the rplV gene encoding 50S ribosomal protein L22 → MQVSAVLSNTRLSAQKARLVADLVRGKPVEQALNILAFCPKKGAVLIKKVLESAIANAEHNEGADIDTLKVKTIYVDKGPSLKRFAARAKGRGNRIEKQTCHITLTVGD, encoded by the coding sequence ATGCAAGTATCTGCTGTACTAAGCAACACTCGCCTCTCAGCTCAAAAAGCGCGTCTTGTCGCAGACCTCGTTCGTGGCAAGCCCGTAGAGCAGGCGCTGAATATTCTGGCCTTCTGCCCTAAAAAGGGTGCAGTTTTAATTAAGAAGGTTCTTGAGTCGGCTATCGCCAATGCCGAGCACAATGAAGGTGCCGATATCGACACACTCAAAGTGAAAACGATTTATGTGGACAAAGGTCCTTCTTTGAAACGTTTTGCTGCGCGCGCTAAAGGTCGTGGCAATCGTATTGAGAAGCAAACTTGCCACATTACTCTCACTGTTGGCGATTAA
- the rpsS gene encoding 30S ribosomal protein S19, with translation MARSVKKGPFVDLHLLKKVETTRANNDKRPVKTWSRRSTILPDFVGLTIAVHNGKQHIPVYVNENMVGHKLGEFALTRTFKGHAADKKSKR, from the coding sequence ATGGCACGTTCCGTGAAAAAAGGTCCATTCGTTGACCTGCACTTGCTGAAGAAAGTCGAAACAACACGTGCTAACAACGATAAGCGTCCAGTGAAAACTTGGTCGCGTCGTTCTACTATCTTGCCAGATTTTGTTGGCTTGACTATTGCTGTGCATAACGGCAAACAGCACATTCCTGTGTATGTGAATGAAAACATGGTTGGCCATAAGTTGGGTGAGTTTGCTCTGACCCGTACTTTTAAAGGTCATGCCGCGGACAAAAAATCCAAGCGATAA
- the rplB gene encoding 50S ribosomal protein L2, whose protein sequence is MALVKVKPTSPGRRAVVKVVSPDLHKGAPYAPLLVKKSKTGGRNNNGHITTRHIGGGHKQHYRLIDFRRNKDGIVAKVERLEYDPNRTANIALLCYADGERSYIIAPKGLSAGMTVVSGSDAPIKVGNTLPIRNIPVGSTIHCIELQPGKGAQIARSAGTSVQLLAREGAYAQLRLRSGEIRKVHVDCRATIGEVGNGEHSLRSYGKAGAKRWLGIRPTVRGTAMNPVDHPHGGGEGRTGEGRVPVSPWGQPTKGYRTRRNKRTNNMIVRRRFANKG, encoded by the coding sequence ATGGCTTTGGTTAAAGTAAAACCGACATCCCCAGGTCGCCGCGCGGTTGTTAAAGTTGTTAGTCCGGACCTCCATAAAGGTGCGCCATACGCTCCTTTGTTGGTGAAAAAGTCTAAAACAGGCGGCCGTAACAATAATGGTCACATCACGACTCGTCACATCGGTGGTGGTCATAAGCAGCATTATCGTCTGATTGACTTCCGTCGTAACAAAGACGGTATCGTTGCTAAAGTTGAGCGCCTGGAATACGACCCAAATCGTACTGCTAATATCGCTTTGTTGTGTTATGCCGATGGTGAGCGTAGCTACATTATTGCTCCTAAGGGTTTGTCTGCTGGTATGACTGTTGTATCTGGTTCAGATGCTCCAATCAAAGTGGGTAATACTCTGCCTATTCGCAATATTCCAGTGGGTTCAACAATCCATTGTATCGAATTGCAGCCAGGTAAAGGTGCTCAGATCGCTCGCTCAGCTGGTACTAGTGTACAGCTGTTGGCTCGCGAAGGTGCTTATGCTCAGCTTCGTTTGCGTTCTGGTGAGATCCGCAAGGTGCACGTAGATTGCCGTGCAACGATCGGTGAAGTTGGTAACGGTGAGCATAGCTTGCGTTCGTACGGTAAAGCCGGTGCTAAACGTTGGTTGGGTATTCGTCCGACGGTTCGTGGTACTGCTATGAACCCTGTTGATCACCCACACGGTGGTGGTGAAGGTCGTACAGGCGAAGGTCGCGTACCAGTTAGTCCATGGGGTCAACCTACTAAGGGCTATCGCACTCGTCGTAACAAGCGCACGAACAATATGATTGTGCGCCGTCGTTTCGCGAACAAGGGGTAA
- the rplW gene encoding 50S ribosomal protein L23, with protein sequence MKFAENRLLQVILAPVVSEKSTMLAEKSEQVVFRVSTDATKAEIKAAVELLFKVKVDAVTTINVKGKSKRFGRTAGRRKDWKKAYVSLVAGQEIDLASAQ encoded by the coding sequence ATCAAATTCGCAGAAAATCGCCTGTTGCAAGTGATTTTGGCGCCTGTTGTTTCTGAAAAGAGCACAATGCTGGCCGAGAAATCTGAGCAGGTTGTATTTCGCGTATCTACTGATGCTACTAAAGCTGAAATTAAAGCTGCGGTTGAACTTTTGTTCAAGGTAAAAGTAGATGCTGTAACAACAATTAACGTTAAGGGTAAGTCTAAGCGTTTCGGCCGCACTGCGGGTCGTCGTAAAGATTGGAAGAAAGCCTACGTTAGCTTGGTTGCCGGTCAGGAAATTGACTTGGCTTCTGCGCAATAA
- the rplD gene encoding 50S ribosomal protein L4, whose protein sequence is MELKSVNLKGEAQAAVAGSDSLFGREFNEALVHQVVTAYFANARSGNRAQKDRTDVKHTTKKPWRQKGTGRARAGMSSSPLWRGGGKTFPNSPDENFSQKVNRKMYRAGIATILSQLVREDRLVVVDSFVLDAPKTKAFAQKLAEMQLDNVLIVTKELDENLYLASRNLPHVLVLEPAQADPVSLVRFKKVVLTREALQAFEEMFA, encoded by the coding sequence ATGGAACTTAAATCTGTAAATCTTAAAGGCGAGGCTCAAGCGGCTGTTGCTGGTTCGGATTCTTTGTTTGGTCGCGAATTTAACGAAGCTCTTGTGCATCAAGTAGTTACTGCTTACTTTGCCAATGCGCGTAGCGGTAATCGTGCACAAAAAGATCGTACTGATGTAAAACACACTACGAAAAAACCGTGGCGTCAGAAAGGTACTGGCCGTGCTCGTGCTGGTATGTCTTCTTCTCCATTGTGGCGTGGTGGTGGTAAAACATTCCCAAATAGCCCAGATGAGAATTTCTCACAAAAAGTTAACCGCAAAATGTACCGTGCTGGTATTGCGACTATCTTGTCGCAATTGGTGCGTGAAGATCGTTTGGTTGTGGTTGATTCTTTTGTTCTTGATGCGCCTAAAACCAAAGCTTTCGCTCAGAAATTGGCTGAAATGCAATTGGATAACGTGCTGATCGTAACTAAAGAGTTGGATGAGAATCTGTATCTCGCTTCGCGCAATCTGCCGCACGTTCTCGTGCTTGAGCCGGCGCAAGCTGATCCAGTTAGCTTGGTGCGTTTCAAGAAAGTAGTCTTGACACGTGAGGCTCTTCAGGCGTTTGAGGAGATGTTCGCATGA